From Aspergillus luchuensis IFO 4308 DNA, chromosome 2, nearly complete sequence:
AAGTGGCCTGGAGGCGCAGCTCGACGCGGCAGGATGTCCGTGGGCAATCTCCGCTGTCGCTTACAAGGTCATCATGGACAAATTGACCGCGAGGCGGACCACCTTGAGTGAATTGTTATTACCATCCAGGTGCGCTCTCGTGCGGTATCTGGAAGGCTACTTCCGAGGATTTCATGATCACCTTCCGTTCCTGCATGTGCCGACCTTCCGCGCAGAGACCGTTGAACCGGAGCTCCTCCTTGCGATGGCGGCTGTCGGCGCCTTGCATCGCTTTGAGCATCACAAGGGTCACCAGTTGTACGTTGCAGCGCGGTCTCTGATCGACCAGAACACACAGGATCATCGTCGCAGACTGATTAGCCAGTTAGTCGGCCGTTCGCCAGGGTCTGCAGCATATGCTAGTCCTTTTTCGAACAGTCGCCACAATTCGAGAAACCCAACCAGTGCAGATGAGCTGGCTGAAGACAACACCACTGAACTTCAGCGAGCACAAGCCTTGATCATTCTTACAGCCATGAGTTCTTGGGGTGAGGAAGTACTTGCGCAGGATAGTCTAGCGATGAGCAGCCAGTTGGCGGTGCTCGTGCGGAAAATGGGAATTCAAGAAACAGACAACTGTGCAGATGCCGAACTGAGCTGGCCGGCGTGGGTGGCACACCAACAGCGGCGACGCACCTTCTTGATCGCATACATCGTCTTTAACCTGCAgagcatcatcttcaacattcCACCGCAGATTCTTACCAGCGAGGTGGCCGTGTGTCTGCCATCCTGCGAATCAGAATGGAGGGCCTCATCACCCGCTGCGTGGGAGCGACATCGCGCCGTGTCCCGGCTACATGAACGCGCATTCACCTCGACACTCAACGACCTTCTCAACGGAAACGATATTACCAACGATAGTCTCATATCTCCATTCTCCAATTATATCCTCATTCATGGCCTGGTGCAGCGCATCTACTTTGAGCGACAAGCCGCCGGCGGTAGTTTGCGCGCCCCGCTCATAGAATCCCTCGAATCTGCACTGAAGCACTGGCAAGCCAGCTGGGAGAGCACGTGGGATTCCAGTCTGGACCCATACTCTCCCAAGGGGCCTTTGGGTTTCAACGCAACCGCACTGCTCCGACTGGCTTACATCCGCTTGAATTGCCGGACAGGGCACTGCCATGAGCTCCTATCTAGCGATACGACTCGGCTTAAATCCCTCATctcttcaacaccaccgccgaACCATATCAGTCGTTCTCCTTCCCTCGATCGCGCTATTCTCCAGTGCATTCACGCGCTGAGCATTCCTGTGCGGGTGGGAATTCCCTACGTCGCGCGTACACAGACCTTGGACTGGAGCGTACAACACTCCATTTGTCACCTCGAGTGTGCGGTGCTATTGATACGGTGGATGCAGATACTGTCTATTGCAGTGGCAGCAAGTGGGATGGGCAGTCTGCGGGAGGATGAACGGAAGCTGCTCCGCATGGTGGAGTTCTTGATCCAGGAGACACATtttgtggaggaggacgccaaggagggagagagcgaAGCGGAGAAGATCCAGCGGCTGGCGAGGATGACCGCGCAGGTATGGGCGGAGATATCAAGCGGGATTCATGTCTTTGACCTGGTTCGGAGGATTGGCGATGCGTTGGGGGGTTTTGCGGACATGCTAACGAGGGAAGGGGGTAGTGAGACATATTGTCTCTCCTCCAGCGCTGGAAGTGTGAGCCGGTAAGGGAAACGAATTGATTAACCTCGGTTTAATCTATCAGAATTATCATAGCACCACCATGAGCTACTTCAACGCCGGCAGCGCCAACGCAAAGACATTTTCCGGGTCAAacctctccttcagctcGCGCACCACCTCCGCATTGGTACCAAACGCTTTCTTGACTGCCTCATCTGGCTTCATGCTCGCCAATCTCATCAAGGACACATACGCCGTGGACACAACATTCCCCTCGTCGACCTGCGCAACCTCCTTTGCCGTCTTAACCGCCCACTCCTCAGATGTGCCCGCATTCTGCTCATCCGTACCACATCCGAGAATCTCAAGCATATAATGAGGCTCCCTCGTTGCGAACACGGAATGCTCAAGCTTGCTTGCATCTTCACCAGCAGACTGCCCCCGCAACTGATGAATTGAGAGCATCGTGCCCGGATCCGACGGCATCGATGCCACATTCCGCCCAATCATCTCCGCCACGACGGGGTTGATGCGCCGGATGTTATGCGTCTGGAGGGAGCCATATACAGACTCGGGGACGAGGGCACCATTACCTGCAAACCAGTCCGGAATGGTCGTAGGGGCGACGGTGCTCATGAGAAGAGGGGCGAGGGAAGATATTTTCTCGACCCATCGTTGGCCCTCTCCCAGGTCGGGATGGCTCCATGTGAAAAGCACAGCGAAAACGCGACCGTGAGGACTGTTGAGGGCGGCCTGCTGCAGGGTCACTGGGGGAGGAAGGCCCTCTGTGTTGAGGAGGTCCTCGTAGGCGGCAttgaaggtgatgatggtttggGCAATATCAGAGGAGTCGAAGATGATAGCGCCGGCGAGGAGCTATACTTCCAGTTTAGATCGTGTATAATACGGGGAAAGATGAGAAGATACCTTTGTAAGCGGATAGACCCTGATAGTAACATCGACAATGATGCCGAAAATTCCCCCTGCACCACGGATACCACGCAGGTGGCACTCATCAGCCACAATGATCTCCCCGTTAGCATCCACCACCGTGGCTTCTAGAATCTGATCGACCCCCAGCCCCCAATGAGACGAAAATGGCCCATAGCCGCCATACGTGGCCCAGCCGACATATCCGACGGTAGGGATAGAACCGGTCGGAGTACACAGCCCTTCCTCCCAAAGAATACTAGCCAGTTCACCTTGGAGGATACCTCCCTGAACTGTGGCGGATTGACGATCCGGGGCGATAGTAACGGCCGTCAAGGCGCGcaggtcgatgaggagggcgcCATCTAAAACGGGCGACCCTCGAGATTGTGGCCGCCCGAGCGAACGGTAAAGGGTACAGCATGAGACTTGGCGAATTTGACGAGCGCTGCGACATCAGCGGGAGACTGGGGCTGCACGATGGCCAGCGGACGGGCGTTGATGCCGGCGATCCACCCCCGGCTGGCTGTGGGTACATACTCGGCGGAGGTGGGCGGGATGTAGCCAATGCTGGGGtgtgagaggagaaaggCCTCCAGGGCTGTGAGTGGCGTGGAACCGGTCATGACGCCAGCCTGTATGATTTTGAAAAGGGATAATTGAGGATGAAACGAGTGAAGTGTTCATGattgatttataataagcAAAAGAGGGGTCGCGTAAGGCTGTTCAGCTTGCTGACAGCCATGCAGTCATTAATTAGTTTGTAAATCGTGTAAGGTTTTCTGGCACAGGCGGACCGTTGTTCCATATCTCACCTCATCATTTCCAACATCGTAGATGCTCTACTGTGTATTCACCCATATGAATGCCAGTGTGGTACCACCC
This genomic window contains:
- a CDS encoding uncharacterized protein (COG:C;~EggNog:ENOG410PVVZ;~InterPro:IPR012951;~PFAM:PF08031;~antiSMASH:Cluster_2.1;~go_function: GO:0016491 - oxidoreductase activity [Evidence IEA];~go_function: GO:0050660 - flavin adenine dinucleotide binding [Evidence IEA];~go_process: GO:0055114 - oxidation-reduction process [Evidence IEA]) — encoded protein: MSTVAPTTIPDWFAGNGALVPESVYGSLQTHNIRRINPVVAEMIGRNVASMPSDPGTMLSIHQLRGQSAGEDASKLEHSVFATREPHYMLEILGCGTDEQNAGTSEEWAVKTAKEVAQVDEGNVVSTAYVSLMRLASMKPDEAVKKAFGTNAEVVRELKERFDPENVFALALPALK
- a CDS encoding FTFMHR domain-containing protein (COG:S;~EggNog:ENOG410PW3E;~InterPro:IPR036236,IPR013087,IPR007219;~PFAM:PF00096,PF04082;~TransMembrane:1 (o699-718i);~antiSMASH:Cluster_2.1;~go_function: GO:0003677 - DNA binding [Evidence IEA];~go_function: GO:0008270 - zinc ion binding [Evidence IEA];~go_process: GO:0006351 - transcription, DNA-templated [Evidence IEA]); its protein translation is MAPGRPKLHIPPCTFCGKTFNRSHHLRRHERIHTQEKPFQCHCGHAFARQDLLRRHNRVSHSSTALQSPPEKSSNTGSSSAGPDQFDSNNSSLARTAGLENVVSASNLSASTAPFPSITTPTAWDEPSQTLPAFLQSSLESFPEMELGQDPISDNFAFAFPNFVPSQFLNTEISLSELLEQFPAQGLESQGPRPSSTPAGPPAASPDDTTDYSGDLPDPKYRLQRRLPTLDDQPHKSGLEAQLDAAGCPWAISAVAYKVIMDKLTARRTTLSELLLPSRCALVRYLEGYFRGFHDHLPFLHVPTFRAETVEPELLLAMAAVGALHRFEHHKGHQLYVAARSLIDQNTQDHRRRLISQLVGRSPGSAAYASPFSNSRHNSRNPTSADELAEDNTTELQRAQALIILTAMSSWGEEVLAQDSLAMSSQLAVLVRKMGIQETDNCADAELSWPAWVAHQQRRRTFLIAYIVFNLQSIIFNIPPQILTSEVAVCLPSCESEWRASSPAAWERHRAVSRLHERAFTSTLNDLLNGNDITNDSLISPFSNYILIHGLVQRIYFERQAAGGSLRAPLIESLESALKHWQASWESTWDSSLDPYSPKGPLGFNATALLRLAYIRLNCRTGHCHELLSSDTTRLKSLISSTPPPNHISRSPSLDRAILQCIHALSIPVRVGIPYVARTQTLDWSVQHSICHLECAVLLIRWMQILSIAVAASGMGSLREDERKLLRMVEFLIQETHFVEEDAKEGESEAEKIQRLARMTAQVWAEISSGIHVFDLVRRIGDALGGFADMLTREGGSETYCLSSSAGSVSR
- a CDS encoding uncharacterized protein (COG:C;~EggNog:ENOG410PVVZ;~InterPro:IPR016167,IPR006094,IPR036318;~antiSMASH:Cluster_2.1;~go_function: GO:0016491 - oxidoreductase activity [Evidence IEA];~go_function: GO:0050660 - flavin adenine dinucleotide binding [Evidence IEA];~go_process: GO:0055114 - oxidation-reduction process [Evidence IEA]) produces the protein MTGSTPLTALEAFLLSHPSIGYIPPTSAEYVPTASRGWIAGINARPLAIVQPQSPADVAALVKFAKSHAVPFTVRSGGHNLEGRPF